The nucleotide window CTTGATAAACATAAAATATCTCATATTGTTAAAGCTTACTCCGATCATATTGCTTTCCCAATTGTACTGCATGATACAGAAGGTAAGCATGAAGTTTTAAATTCATCTTCAGCTCTATGGACACGTAATAAAAGCGACATAACTGAAGAGGATTATAAAAATTTCTATAAAACTGTTTCCCATTCGTTTGATAACCCGTGGATGACAATCCATAATCGTAATGAAGGTATGGTTTCTTACGTTAACTTATTATTTGTACCAGAAAATAAGCCTTTTGACCTTTTCCACCCTGATCGTATGGCGCGCGTTAAGCTTTACATTAAAAAGGTGTTTATTAGTGAATCAGTTGACCTTATTCCAAGCTGGTTAAGGTTCGTTCGTGGTGTTATTGACTCGGAAGATTTACCATTAAACATTAGCCGTGAAACACTTCAGCATAATGCAATACTTGATAAAATCAAAAAAGGTGTTGTAAAACGTGTTCTATCCGAGCTTAAAAAGAAGCTTGAAAGTGATAGAGAAGGATATTTAAAGTTCTGGGATAATTTTGGCGCTGTAGTCAAAGAAGGTCTTTGTGAAGGCGGTGAGTTCAGAGACGAAATTATGGACATTTGTCTGTTTAATACAACATATTCTGACGAACTTGTTACCTTTAAAGAATATATAAGCCGCATGAAAGAAGATCAGAAGACTATATATTACTTAACAGGTACTGATATTGAATCCACCAGAAAAAGCCCACAACTTGAAGGGTTTACATCAAAAGGTTATGAAGTTTTATTGTTCAGCGACCATGTTGATGAATTCTGGGTAAACGTTTTTCATGAATATCAGGAAAAAGAAATAAAGTCTATAACTCGTGCTGAAATTGACCTTGGCAAAGATGAAACTAATGAATCTAAAGAAGAAAACAAAATAGATGAAAATAAGTTAGAGGCTTTAAAAGGTAAAATTAAAGAAGTAATTGGTGATCGTATTAAAGAAGTTAAAGAGTCTAAAAAGCTTACTAATTCACCTGTATGTATTTCTGTTGCTGAAGGTGCAATGGATATCCGTATGGAAAGATTTTTAATCGAGCAAAAGCAGCTTAAGTTTGCATCACCAAAGATATTAGAGATTAATACAAATCATCCGCTTATATCATATTTAGCAAGCGTTGATGAGTTCTCAGATGCTGACAAAGCTTTAGTTAAAACACTTTATAATCAGGCTTGTATTGTTGAGGGTGAACCTGTTTTAGAGGTTAACGACTTTGCATCAACAATTGTAGAGTTGTTAAGTAAGGTTTATAAGTAGCTTTAAATTAATGCACGGGGGCATTAAAATCTCCCGTGCATCCTCCGTCGGAATCCATAAAAAAACATAATAAATTGCCACAAAGTGCTTTGCACTTTTATCAATGACATATGTCAAACTCCGTCATCGAAATACGCAAATAGTTTAAAATATTTTACATTTTTCTAGAATTTGTTTTGCTTTTCACTTCATTTGGCAAATTACCAGGAGCCTGAATACCATCAGCTTTTTTAACCTTACCCAAACCCTTTAATTTAGCAAAAAGCTTATTTAAACCTTTTGGCTTAGCTTTTTCTACTTCTTGTGGCTTACGCCCTAAGAATTGCTCAAGCCCTACAGATTTGTTCTTTTTAATTGTTTGAAGAGATTTTTCAACTATTTGATCAGCTTTTAAATTTATTAATTTATTCTCTTTACCTAGTTTACTAATATTTTTTACAAAGCTTTTAGTACTAACTTTATTTGCCTTAAGCAGGTCATTAAGCTTCGCGGTGTCTAAGCTTTGACCCTCAGTGGCAAAACTAGTGATCTTTTTACTCTTTTTATCAATACCTATAGTCAGTTTAGGTTTATTAGCTTCTTGCTCTACGGCTTTTTTAGATTGCTTTTGACTTGTTAATTTATTATCTGTTAAATTAGGGCTTCTTTTTAACATTGAGCCTATTTGAGCTTCAGGTATTTTGGTTGGTACTTTTATATTATTAAAATTATATCCCATACTATTAAGTTTAGTATCAACAGAGCTTCCTTTTTGTATTTCTTTATTATCATAAAGTTTTTGAATATAAGTAACTTCACTATAACTAAGAGGCAACTTGCTTTTTGACTTCAAATCCAACATTTCTGTTAGCGGATCTTTGTAAACGCTTCTTTCCACTATACCGTTTTTCACTTGTCTATCTATAACCTTATAGTCATTATCCCTTGCCCACTCTAAAGCATTTTTACCTTCTATTTCTATATTGTTATATGCAGCATATAATACAGGATCCTTAACAGGACTTGCATCCATCATCGCAATCCAATTTCCATTTTGAAATTCTGGGTTAGTATTACTAAATTTACCTATGACCTCAAGACCCTTTCCTATCTGTTTCATATTTTCGAGGTTTCTATTAAGCGTATTTTTATAATGATTACTCAGATCATCAAAACTATTTATATTATGAACTTGCCAAAATTGAGACTTACCACTAAAATTACTGCACATTTGTATTTCATTTGGATCAAAACCAGCGGTTTTTAGATCTGCAATCTTTTGATCAACAATTGTACTTATTTGATCTCGCGAAATACTTTGTGTCATCTGATTTAAAGAGTCAGAAAATTCTTTTGCACTAAACCTTAAATTTCCTTGTGAAATAGCTTTATTATATCCAAATAAATTGAAACTATGATTCATATTATTAATTAAAACACCAATATTAGATGAAAATTTCATACCTGATCTACCGTGATCAATTTTCATCACCTCATAAGTCGGCTTACCAGACGCATTCTTTCCAGACTGTACCATTAGATTTCCTGCATGATAATCGACCTCGCCTAATAATTGACATGAGGCTATTACCTTTTCAAAACCATTTAACTTAAGTAGATTTGAATTATTAATATTTAACAATGTATTTTGATCACTTCCGCTAAAATTATCTAAAGTAGTTGCATCAGAAAAGAATTTAGATCTAACATAAATACTTTGATCTTGGGTGTTTTTTTGTTTTTCAATTTCTTCTTTAGATGTATTTGATCGTTTAGAACGAGCATTGACATTTTTTATCACATTTACATCTGGTGTTACAAGCTGCTCTTTAGGTGACCTTGAAGGTATTGCTAAATTATATAAACCTCCAAAAATGAACTCGTTAACTCCATCCCTACGGTTTAAAATATCCTGCCTTGTATATTTTTTACTTGTAGACTTATAAAACTGTTTTAATATAAAAGTATTTCCACTATCTTTTTCTGACGCAATATAACCTGCTGAAACACCTGCAGATTTTTTATCTTTTGCCGCAAAACCAGTTTGAACAGCCATACCTTTATCACGATAAAGATCTCTAATATCCGACTGACTAGCCTTTGTAACATTGCCAGATTTTTTTAATTCTTCAAGTTCAGCTTTTATTTGTTGCTGTTGCTGTTGAGCTAGATGTTCTAGTAACTTGCATTCTTTTTGAAAAAGGTCTAAGGCATCCTTAATTTCAGGAACCGAAACTAAGTTACTTCCTATGATTTCAACTATTTTATCTGCATTATCCCTTACAGAAGGAAATTCATTAACCGCTAATATTAGAGCGTTTTTAAGATCTACAGGTTTATTCTCATATGCTAAATTTGCTACATTTTCAAGAGCAGCACTAAGCGGATAATCTTCTTTAGTTCTGGTTCTTGAAACTGCAAAAAGCTCTCTGTGCAATGAGCTTACTTCTGGCATAATTTTCCTCTTAATCTATATAAATTATTTATGTCTCGATGTTTTTTTACTTTGATCACTTGGCAAATTATCAGGAGCCTGAATACCATCAGCTTTTTTAACCTTGCCCAAACCCTTTAATTTAGCAAAAAGCTTCTTTATTCCTTTAGGTTTTTTAGCCTCAACTTGCTCAGGTTTACGACCTAGGTATTGTTCTAATCCTACAGCTTTGTTTTTTGTTGCAGCCTGAATTGTTTTC belongs to Alphaproteobacteria bacterium 33-17 and includes:
- a CDS encoding molecular chaperone HtpG, which produces MEADVQNKYTFNAEVGKVLKLMIHSLYTNKDIFLRELISNASDAIDKIRYLSVTNPDLSKDDHDYKIVIKFDSDKKIMVITDNGIGMSRDDLFNNLGTIAKSGTQGFLEQLSGDAKKDTNLIGQFGVGFYSAFMVAHKVSVKSRKAGESEAWQWESDGEGEFSIEPCEYSSRGTEITLHFRDEEAVYLDKHKISHIVKAYSDHIAFPIVLHDTEGKHEVLNSSSALWTRNKSDITEEDYKNFYKTVSHSFDNPWMTIHNRNEGMVSYVNLLFVPENKPFDLFHPDRMARVKLYIKKVFISESVDLIPSWLRFVRGVIDSEDLPLNISRETLQHNAILDKIKKGVVKRVLSELKKKLESDREGYLKFWDNFGAVVKEGLCEGGEFRDEIMDICLFNTTYSDELVTFKEYISRMKEDQKTIYYLTGTDIESTRKSPQLEGFTSKGYEVLLFSDHVDEFWVNVFHEYQEKEIKSITRAEIDLGKDETNESKEENKIDENKLEALKGKIKEVIGDRIKEVKESKKLTNSPVCISVAEGAMDIRMERFLIEQKQLKFASPKILEINTNHPLISYLASVDEFSDADKALVKTLYNQACIVEGEPVLEVNDFASTIVELLSKVYK